The proteins below come from a single Saccharopolyspora sp. SCSIO 74807 genomic window:
- a CDS encoding long-chain fatty acid--CoA ligase, with protein MVNDDSSIAQPTTPGQRSTTLSLASVLAEPARLRPSATAVIEGDQHVGYGQLWEQVRAHAAALRGRGVQPGDRVAIVAPNVIDFVRAYYAVLTAGAVVVPVPLLLVPDEAAHLLRDSGAKLVIGHTSQRALAEESARRVGVPVLTVGPGGDPEASPETTSLTELAAAAEPVASFATRAPEDPAVIFYTSGTTGRPKGAVLTHLNLVMNAVVNAFDANDTRRDDKVLGCLPLFHVFGQTVSLNTTFRAGAALVLQPKFDPGEALELIRRHEVTQLNGVPTMYIRMLEAAGPETALPSLRLCVSGGAALPVAVLENFERRFGASIHEGYGLSETSPTATVNQPAFGARAGTVGHPLWGVDAEVADPDVDDRIELLPTGQTGEIVIRGHNVFAGYLGDPAATRAAVVDGWFRTGDMGRKDADGYLSIVDRKKDLIIRNGYNIYPREVEELLIRHPAVAQCAVIGLPDPERGEEICAVVVPEPGELADDSLSGAIRAWAAEQTAHHKYPRRVVFVDELPLGPSHKVLKRELREQLTETNTAARG; from the coding sequence ATGGTCAACGACGACAGTTCGATTGCGCAGCCGACGACGCCCGGCCAGCGGTCGACGACGCTGTCCCTGGCGTCCGTGCTCGCCGAGCCGGCCCGCCTGCGGCCGTCGGCGACCGCGGTCATCGAGGGCGACCAGCACGTCGGCTACGGGCAGCTGTGGGAGCAGGTCCGCGCGCACGCCGCAGCGCTGCGCGGACGGGGAGTGCAGCCCGGCGACCGGGTCGCGATCGTCGCACCCAACGTCATCGACTTCGTGCGCGCCTACTACGCCGTGCTCACCGCGGGCGCCGTCGTGGTGCCGGTGCCGCTGCTGCTGGTGCCGGACGAAGCGGCGCACCTGCTGCGCGACTCGGGCGCCAAGCTCGTCATCGGGCACACCTCGCAGCGCGCGCTGGCGGAGGAGTCCGCGCGCCGCGTCGGCGTCCCGGTGCTGACCGTCGGCCCCGGCGGCGATCCGGAGGCCTCGCCGGAAACCACCTCACTGACCGAACTGGCCGCGGCCGCCGAACCGGTGGCGTCCTTCGCGACCCGCGCCCCCGAGGACCCGGCGGTCATCTTCTACACCAGCGGAACCACGGGACGCCCCAAGGGCGCCGTGCTCACGCACCTCAACCTGGTCATGAACGCCGTGGTGAACGCCTTCGACGCGAACGACACCCGGCGCGACGACAAGGTGCTCGGCTGCCTGCCGCTGTTCCACGTGTTCGGCCAGACCGTCTCGCTGAACACCACGTTCCGCGCCGGTGCCGCGCTGGTGCTGCAACCCAAGTTCGACCCCGGCGAAGCTCTCGAGCTGATCCGGCGGCACGAAGTCACCCAGCTCAACGGAGTGCCGACGATGTACATCCGGATGCTGGAAGCCGCCGGGCCGGAAACAGCGCTGCCCAGCCTGCGGCTGTGCGTCTCCGGCGGCGCCGCGCTGCCGGTTGCGGTGCTGGAGAACTTCGAGCGGCGCTTCGGCGCGTCCATCCACGAGGGCTACGGGCTGTCCGAGACCTCGCCGACCGCCACCGTGAACCAGCCGGCGTTCGGCGCGCGCGCCGGAACCGTGGGGCACCCGCTGTGGGGCGTCGACGCCGAGGTCGCCGACCCGGACGTCGACGACCGCATCGAGCTGCTGCCCACCGGCCAGACCGGCGAGATCGTCATCCGCGGCCACAACGTGTTCGCCGGCTACCTCGGCGACCCCGCGGCCACCCGCGCCGCGGTGGTCGACGGCTGGTTCCGCACCGGCGACATGGGCCGCAAGGACGCCGACGGCTACCTGTCCATCGTGGACCGCAAGAAGGACCTGATCATCCGCAACGGCTACAACATCTACCCGCGCGAGGTGGAGGAGCTGCTGATCCGGCACCCGGCCGTCGCGCAGTGCGCGGTGATCGGCCTGCCCGACCCCGAACGCGGCGAGGAGATCTGCGCGGTCGTGGTCCCCGAACCGGGCGAGCTCGCCGACGATTCGCTGTCCGGGGCGATCCGGGCGTGGGCCGCCGAGCAGACCGCGCACCACAAGTACCCGCGCCGCGTCGTGTTCGTCGACGAACTGCCGCTCGGTCCCAGCCACAAGGTCCTCAAGCGCGAACTGCGCGAGCAGCTCACCGAGACGAACACCGCCGCTCGCGGCTGA
- a CDS encoding acyl-CoA dehydrogenase family protein yields MVDFSLTEEERDIRDWVRTFVQRELMPLEQEVLRRERNHERGLTKQELGQLRQKARDAGFWGVQTPEEYGGMGLSAVLTALIEIELGRTFVPFSFGGYADNILYHANEDQQRRYLLPTIEGERKSCFAITEPGAGSDAKDIRTTARKEGSEWVIDGEKTFITGGIDADFTMVFAVTDKDKGADGGVTCFLADRDAGWKSEPIEIMGEWDRQPAALQFDGVRVPEENVLGEVGGGFKLAMQWIGRGRYLLPARALGGCERMMEMSMDYARSRKTFGAPIADRQAIQWMIADSAVEIESLRWLVLQAAWQSDQGMDSRHAQSIAKLYGGTRANEIVDRMMQIHGGMGYTRELPIERWYRDIRLLRIFEGTDEIQRRTIARNLLKGHSSVSGVLG; encoded by the coding sequence ATGGTCGACTTTTCGCTCACCGAGGAAGAGCGGGACATCCGCGACTGGGTGCGCACCTTCGTGCAGCGCGAACTCATGCCGCTGGAGCAGGAGGTGCTGCGCCGCGAGCGCAACCACGAGCGCGGGCTGACCAAGCAAGAGCTCGGGCAGCTGCGGCAGAAGGCCCGCGACGCCGGATTCTGGGGCGTGCAGACCCCGGAGGAGTACGGCGGGATGGGGCTTTCCGCGGTGCTGACCGCGCTGATCGAGATCGAGCTGGGCCGCACGTTCGTGCCGTTCAGCTTCGGCGGCTACGCCGACAACATCCTCTACCACGCCAACGAGGACCAGCAGCGGCGCTACCTGCTGCCCACCATCGAAGGCGAGCGCAAGTCCTGCTTCGCGATCACCGAACCCGGCGCCGGATCGGACGCGAAGGACATCCGCACCACCGCCCGCAAGGAGGGCTCGGAGTGGGTGATCGACGGCGAGAAGACGTTCATCACCGGCGGCATCGACGCCGACTTCACGATGGTCTTCGCCGTCACCGACAAGGACAAGGGCGCCGACGGCGGAGTCACCTGCTTCCTCGCCGACCGGGACGCGGGCTGGAAGTCCGAGCCGATCGAGATCATGGGCGAGTGGGACCGGCAGCCCGCCGCGCTGCAGTTCGACGGCGTGCGGGTGCCGGAGGAGAACGTGCTCGGCGAGGTCGGCGGCGGCTTCAAGCTCGCCATGCAGTGGATCGGCCGCGGCCGGTACCTGCTGCCCGCCCGCGCGCTCGGCGGCTGCGAACGCATGATGGAGATGTCCATGGACTACGCGCGCAGCAGGAAGACCTTCGGCGCGCCGATCGCCGATCGCCAGGCCATCCAGTGGATGATCGCCGACTCCGCGGTGGAGATCGAATCGCTGCGCTGGCTGGTGCTGCAGGCCGCGTGGCAGTCCGACCAGGGCATGGACTCGCGGCACGCGCAGAGCATCGCCAAGCTCTACGGCGGCACCCGCGCCAACGAGATCGTGGACCGGATGATGCAGATCCACGGCGGCATGGGCTACACCCGCGAACTGCCCATCGAGCGCTGGTACCGGGACATCCGGCTGCTGCGCATCTTCGAGGGAACCGACGAGATCCAGCGCCGCACCATCGCCCGCAACCTGCTCAAGGGGCACTCGTCGGTCAGCGGTGTGCTCGGCTAG